The following proteins come from a genomic window of Gossypium raimondii isolate GPD5lz chromosome 5, ASM2569854v1, whole genome shotgun sequence:
- the LOC128041378 gene encoding uncharacterized protein LOC128041378 codes for MTPEAAEIMDKLKDKKAEYEAIASSDGSVHIEDIDNRIITDVLGSERYGRVRFQGSFVSPTQYFGSSSQQYMPSGGQAQAEVQRLRDQMAQMQATTVEQITQLKAEAAAREAEVQRKYEELQIQLKVEAAEREAEQTRKYDKLQKQLQNMMKMFQQS; via the exons atgactcctgaagctgcagaaattatg GataaactaaaggataaaaaagcggagtacgaagcgattgcttccagtgatggttctgttcatattgaagacattgataatcGTATTATCACTGATGTTTTGGGTTCTGAAAGGTacggtcgggttcgatttcaaggatcttttgttagcccaacccaatattttggatctagctcgcaacaatacatgccttcggggggtcaggctcaagctgaagtccagaggttaagagaccagatggctcagatgcaagcgacaacagttgagcaaattacacaacttaaagcggaggcagcagcgagagaagctgaggttcaacggaagtatgaagaactccagaTACAGCTAAAAGTAGAAGCGGCAGAGAGGGAAGCAGAGCAGACTAGAAAGTACGATAAACTCCAGAAgcagcttcagaatatgatgaagatgtttcaacaGTCGTAA
- the LOC105770609 gene encoding protein RADIALIS-like 3 codes for MSSSSKTSSRDSNSYWTPKQNKLFEKALAVYDRDTPDRWQKVAAAVGDKTPEEVRRHYEILVTDVNHIESGQIPIPDYESTGNNSR; via the coding sequence ATGTCGTCAAGTTCTAAGACTTCTTCACGTGATTCTAACTCCTACTGGACTCCAAAGCAAAACAAACTGTTTGAAAAGGCACTCGCTGTATATGACAGGGACACTCCGGACCGCTGGCAAAAAGTGGCAGCAGCTGTTGGTGATAAAACACCCGAGGAAGTGCGAAGGCACTATGAGATCTTAGTGACGGATGTCAACCATATTGAATCTGGTCAAATCCCTATACCCGATTATGAAAGCACTGGGAACAACAGTAGATGA
- the LOC105770608 gene encoding tubby-like F-box protein 6: protein MRTSRFLIPLDSLSLGLFFLLIVRRSCTFSISPLPIAFSDEFVSFLWKFLIFSNISSSHFKFFEDFPSKASLSNLDPITAEEHKSINSIKPKSRKMPLKTFIREFGNISNKSPGRKDNHRRGRSHIAPEAASSSSSSSSSSSSSTLSLAGSSTPIIEQGQWANLPPELLLDIIQRVETKEICWPGRRDVVACASVCKSWREITKEIVKTPEQCGLFTFPISLKQPGPRDAPIQCFIRRERETSTYRLHLGLSPALSGDLSKQLLVAKRVRRATCTDFLIYLKGDDFSKSSNDYIGKLRSNFLGSKFNIFESQPQYDSTAQSSPRSRWKTYLKSVPPKVPTISLNTASISYELNVLRTKGPRRLKCIMYSIPVSSLEEGGTARTPTAFANCPDEDPSPPVDSKGKKPRMGFNSTVCGKPPKSVQSTALALKNKAPRWHEQLQCWCLNFKGRVTVASVKNFQLVAAAEPGHNIAVAEQDKVILQFGKIGKDIFTMDYRYPLSAFQAFAICLSSFGTKPVCE, encoded by the exons aTGCGAACTTCAAGGTTTCTCATCCCATTAGATTCTCTCTCTCTCggtctcttttttcttctcattgtTCGGAGATCGTGTACATTCTCCATTTCGCCTCTCCCTATAGCGTTTTCCGATGAATTCGTCTCATTTCTCtggaaatttttaatattttccaacatttcCTCTtcgcattttaaattttttgaagattttccCTCAAAGGCATCTCTTTCCAATTTGGATCCAATAACAGCAGAAGAACACAAATCTATCAA CTCTATCAAaccaaaatcaagaaaaatgccattaaaaacttttattcgggaatttggaaatatatcaaataaaagtcCAGGGAGGAAAGATAACCATAGGCGTGGACGATCCCATATTGCACCAGAagctgcttcttcttcttcttcttcttcttcttcatcttcttcttctacgtTATCATTAGCTGGTTCTTCAACTCCAATCATCGAGCAAGGGCAATGGGCAAATTTGCCTCCGGAATTACTTTTAGATATAATACAAAGAGTGGAAACAAAGGAAATATGTTGGCCAGGAAGGAGAGATGTGGTTGCTTGTGCTTCCGTTTGTAAGTCGTGGAGGGAAATTACTAAAGAAATTGTTAAAACACCGGAGCAATGTGGCTTATTTACTTTCCCCATATCTTTAAAGCAG CCTGGACCAAGGGATGCCCCCATTCAATGCTTTATTAGGAGGGAAAGAGAAACTTCAACATATCGATTGCATCTGGGTCTCAGTCCTG CTTTGTCTGGTGATTTGAGTAAACAGTTGTTGGTAGCGAAGAGAGTTAGAAGGGCTACCTGCACtgattttttgatatatttaaaggGGGATGATTTCTCAAAATCAAGCAACGATTATATTGGAAAACTTAG GTCTAATTTCCTGGGATCCAAGTTCAACATTTTCGAGAGCCAACCTCAATATGATTCTACTGCACAATCCAGTCCTCGATCACGTTGGAAAACTTACTTGAAGTCGGTGCCTCCGAAGGTCCCTACGATTAGCTTGAACACTGCCAGTATATCTTATGAGCTCAATGTTCTTCGCACCAAAGGTCCAAGGAGATTGAAGTGTATTATGTACTCGATCCCAGTCTCCTCGCTCGAAGAAGGAGGAACTGCTCGAACACCAACGGCATTCGCAAATTGCCCTGATGAGGATCCTTCTCCACCGGTAGATTCCAAAGGAAAGAAGCCACGCATGGGATTCAACTCAACTGTCTGTGGAAAGCCTCCAAAATCAGTGCAAAGTACAGCATTAGCTTTGAAAAATAAAGCTCCTAGATGGCATGAACAGTTGCAGTGTTGGTGCCTAAATTTTAAAGGACGAGTTACCGTTGCTTCTGTAAAGAATTTCCAGTTGGTGGCCGCTGCAGAGCCGGGCCATAACATTGCAGTAGCAGAACAAGACAAAGTGATCCTGCAATTCGGGAAGATTGGCAAGGACATTTTCACCATGGATTATCGTTACCCACTCTCTGCTTTCCAAGCCTTTGCAATCTGCTTGAGCAGCTTCGGTACAAAACCGGTTTGTGAATGA
- the LOC105766885 gene encoding protein MAIN-LIKE 2-like has translation MAGIMVFYSFAMASLISKKSHISDAVNNADSYRVLRGRVSVLKNTLDARLMPYLELAGFGSVAQIQYTVLRFHLISALVERWRPETHTFHFPCGECTVTLEDVALQLGLPIDGSPVTGISTFTDPDALCYQLLGDSPGNGESYFSGVSFTWLKAKYGQLSATATEGELMCAARAYIMHIIGGELMPDASNDKVHLMYLPLLVTCRC, from the exons ATGGCGGGGATAATGGTTTTTTaca gCTTCGCAATGGCTTCATTGATTAGCAAAAAAAGCCACATATCTGATGCGGTTAATAACGCG GACTCGTACCGAGTTTTAAGGGGCCGTGTGAGTGTTTTGAAGAATACTCTGGATGCACGATTGATGCCGTACTTAGAGCTAGCCGGATTTGGGTCCGTAGCACAGATCCAGTACACCGTATTGCGCTTTCATTTAATATCTGCGCTAGTGGAGCGGTGGCGCccggagacccacacttttcattttccgtGCGGGGAGTGCACGGTGACCTTGGAGGATGTAGCGTTGCAGCTTGGGCTCCCAATTGACGGGAGTCCCGTAACGGGAATATCTACATTTACCGATCCGGATGCACTTTGCTATCAGCTTTTAGGAGACTCACCAGGGAACGGTGAGTCATATTTTTCGGGCGTATCATTTACATGGCTGAAAGCCAAATATGGACAATTATCAGCGACAGCCACTGAAGGCGAGTTGATGTGCGCTGCTcgagcgtacatcatgcatatcATAGGGGGAGAACTGATGCCTGATGCAAGCAACGACAAGGTGCATTTGATGTACTTGCCCCTATTAGTGACTTGTCGATGTTAG